The following are from one region of the Cyanobacterium stanieri LEGE 03274 genome:
- the psaK gene encoding photosystem I reaction center subunit PsaK produces MNLIAVSSLIAQVPQTVEWNFQVALVMISANLLAVFIGRFAIQKAGVGPDLPLPKPAIWKKFGLPELLATASLGHILGAGFILGLSNAGLL; encoded by the coding sequence ATGAATTTAATTGCTGTTTCTTCTCTAATAGCCCAAGTACCTCAAACCGTAGAATGGAATTTTCAAGTAGCCCTAGTAATGATTTCGGCTAACCTATTAGCGGTATTTATCGGACGTTTTGCCATCCAAAAAGCAGGGGTAGGGCCTGATTTACCCCTTCCCAAACCAGCCATTTGGAAAAAATTTGGACTTCCCGAATTATTGGCTACTGCTAGTTTAGGACATATACTAGGAGCAGGATTTATCCTCGGTTTATCCAACGCAGGATTACTATAA
- the hemF gene encoding oxygen-dependent coproporphyrinogen oxidase, whose product MDTATKENTNPINSTSFPPEDAKTRVSQFMQSIQDEICEGLEALDGKGKFQEDSWQREEGGGGRSRVMVDGDVFEQGGVNFSEVWGNHLPPSILKQRPEAEGHSFYATGTSMVLHPKNPYIPTVHLNYRYFEAGPVWWFGGGADLTPYYPFAEDAKHFHTTFKNTCDKHHPEYYNVFKRWCDEYFYLKHRDETRGVGGLFFDYQDGNDPIYRGPHPDKAAAQYSNQLPPQKQRSWEEIFAFVQDCGKTFLPAYVPIAEKRRNTEYGDRQRNFQLYRRGRYVEFNLVYDRGTIFGLQTNGRTESILMSLPPLVRWEYGYTPEANTPEAELYDVFLKPQDWANWDT is encoded by the coding sequence ATGGATACAGCGACTAAAGAAAATACTAACCCCATCAATTCTACTTCTTTTCCTCCTGAAGATGCAAAAACTAGGGTAAGTCAATTTATGCAGTCTATCCAAGATGAGATTTGCGAGGGCTTAGAAGCCCTTGACGGTAAAGGTAAGTTTCAGGAAGATAGTTGGCAAAGAGAGGAAGGGGGAGGCGGTAGATCTCGTGTTATGGTTGATGGTGATGTTTTTGAACAAGGTGGGGTTAATTTTTCCGAGGTATGGGGTAATCATCTTCCCCCTAGCATTTTAAAACAGCGCCCCGAGGCCGAAGGTCATAGTTTTTATGCTACGGGTACTTCTATGGTGTTACACCCGAAAAACCCCTATATTCCCACAGTACACCTCAATTATCGTTATTTTGAAGCAGGGCCAGTATGGTGGTTTGGGGGTGGTGCTGATTTAACTCCTTATTATCCTTTTGCCGAGGATGCGAAGCATTTTCACACTACTTTTAAAAATACCTGTGATAAGCATCATCCCGAGTATTATAATGTGTTTAAACGTTGGTGTGATGAGTATTTTTATTTAAAACACCGTGACGAAACCCGTGGGGTGGGTGGACTTTTCTTTGATTATCAAGATGGAAATGATCCTATTTATCGTGGCCCTCACCCTGATAAGGCGGCGGCGCAATATAGTAATCAGTTACCTCCTCAAAAACAACGCAGTTGGGAGGAAATTTTTGCTTTTGTGCAAGATTGCGGAAAAACTTTTTTACCTGCTTATGTGCCTATTGCTGAAAAACGTCGTAATACGGAATATGGCGATCGCCAGAGAAACTTCCAATTATACCGCCGTGGAAGATATGTAGAGTTTAATTTGGTATATGACAGGGGAACTATTTTTGGTTTACAAACCAACGGGCGCACGGAGTCAATTTTGATGTCTTTACCTCCCTTGGTGCGCTGGGAATATGGTTATACCCCCGAAGCGAATACCCCTGAAGCGGAGTTATATGATGTTTTCCTCAAGCCCCAAGATTGGGCAAACTGGGATACATAA
- a CDS encoding DUF2288 domain-containing protein — MSDLKTQLKEQIAEIDWKDLIPHAQRDAIILVDDNLDLIEVGSAIALNDTKTVENWISEQLIQKPNAEQLSHWNSQPTTQFTTIIVQPFVLIKSCH, encoded by the coding sequence ATGTCAGATTTAAAAACCCAACTCAAAGAACAAATTGCCGAGATTGATTGGAAAGATTTAATTCCCCATGCCCAAAGAGATGCCATTATTTTAGTTGATGATAACTTAGATCTTATTGAGGTGGGCAGTGCGATCGCCCTTAATGACACCAAAACCGTAGAAAACTGGATTAGCGAACAATTGATCCAAAAACCCAACGCCGAACAACTTAGCCACTGGAATAGTCAACCCACCACCCAATTTACCACCATTATTGTTCAACCCTTCGTTTTAATCAAAAGTTGTCATTAA
- the gatC gene encoding Asp-tRNA(Asn)/Glu-tRNA(Gln) amidotransferase subunit GatC: MSISQEEVKKVANLARLEISEQEEQEFGNQLNAILEYFDQLSELDTDEVEPTTRAIDVSNIMRSDAQTTYEDRESLLDNAPSRDDDFFRVPKIMG, encoded by the coding sequence ATGAGTATTAGTCAAGAAGAAGTTAAAAAGGTGGCTAATTTAGCCCGTTTGGAAATTAGTGAACAAGAGGAGCAAGAGTTTGGTAATCAGTTGAATGCTATCCTCGAATATTTTGATCAACTAAGTGAATTAGATACGGATGAAGTTGAACCCACTACAAGGGCGATCGATGTTAGTAATATTATGCGCTCTGATGCCCAAACTACCTACGAAGATAGGGAAAGTTTATTAGATAATGCACCTTCTCGGGATGATGATTTTTTCCGAGTTCCTAAAATAATGGGTTAA
- a CDS encoding FHA domain-containing protein produces the protein MLVITLTLLHPLKSTPVQKWNFEPNKVIRIGRANDNDVVLYSAVVSRHHLEIRPHKDDWALISLGSNGTFVNGRKINKVLVKDGMVIRLASSGPKILIQLGSDDQAVSASRGKNVSAKPISSKDISKETVIN, from the coding sequence ATGTTGGTGATTACCTTAACTCTTTTGCACCCCCTCAAATCTACCCCTGTTCAAAAATGGAATTTTGAACCTAACAAGGTGATCAGAATTGGCAGGGCTAATGATAATGATGTAGTATTGTATAGTGCCGTAGTTTCCCGTCATCATCTGGAAATCCGCCCCCATAAAGATGACTGGGCTTTAATAAGTCTAGGCTCTAATGGTACATTTGTAAATGGACGAAAAATTAATAAGGTTTTAGTAAAGGACGGTATGGTTATCCGTTTAGCTAGTTCAGGTCCTAAAATATTAATTCAACTAGGCTCTGATGATCAAGCTGTCAGTGCTAGTCGTGGTAAAAATGTCTCTGCTAAACCCATCAGTAGCAAGGATATTTCCAAGGAAACGGTTATTAATTAA
- a CDS encoding sensor histidine kinase, which translates to MFQTTRRRLALYYTIVTAVLLIIFAMGIYGYVYKTLIDRIDDTLKHVVEIVEPSLVIDNVSLEEGKYKLNVNASFRQHPDTTNKVEDDHIDLEWFSPNGELLWQTLEEPLPIPLSFHSGGKTIRISSDYLLRQITKRIEVGRYVLGYLRVSHPLFDVIKPIRQLITDLIIGVLLMITSVGAIGWFLSGIAIQPVKESYQSLKQFTADASHELRNPIATIKTNIQTLLAYPEIEPEQNKKQLEIVERLTQRLSNLVNDLLFLARSDSGIINPSFQAIPLDSLLLEVVEEQIIIAQSKSINLSLEIIDDNLEINFKEVSSEDELFSIEGDWGQLSRLFTNLISNAIIHSFSDINKKDKIIQVILKYLKKNNKYYYQIQIKDNGIGIEKENIPHLFDRFYRADSARSYRDNNNSNTGLGLAIALAIVENHQGNIKVESNLNEGTTFMVNLPKK; encoded by the coding sequence TTGTTTCAAACCACCAGAAGACGTTTAGCCCTTTATTACACCATTGTCACCGCCGTATTATTAATAATCTTTGCCATGGGTATTTATGGCTATGTTTATAAAACCCTCATTGATAGGATTGATGATACCCTCAAACACGTGGTGGAAATCGTTGAACCTTCCCTCGTTATTGATAATGTCAGTTTAGAGGAAGGTAAATATAAATTAAATGTCAATGCCAGTTTTCGTCAACATCCCGACACCACCAACAAGGTAGAAGATGATCACATTGATTTAGAATGGTTTAGTCCTAATGGCGAATTATTGTGGCAAACTTTAGAAGAGCCTTTACCCATTCCCCTTTCCTTCCATTCTGGGGGAAAAACCATCCGTATCTCCTCTGATTATCTCCTGCGCCAAATCACCAAAAGAATTGAAGTAGGGCGCTATGTATTGGGTTATTTGCGGGTAAGTCATCCCCTTTTTGATGTCATCAAACCCATTCGTCAATTAATTACCGATTTAATTATTGGTGTATTATTAATGATTACCTCCGTAGGGGCGATCGGTTGGTTTTTGTCTGGCATTGCCATTCAACCCGTGAAGGAATCCTATCAAAGTTTAAAACAGTTTACCGCCGATGCTTCCCATGAGTTGAGAAATCCTATCGCCACCATTAAAACTAACATTCAAACTCTCCTAGCTTATCCTGAAATTGAACCCGAACAGAATAAAAAACAGTTGGAAATCGTTGAACGTTTAACTCAAAGGTTATCTAACTTAGTCAATGATTTATTATTTTTAGCCCGTAGTGATAGCGGTATTATTAACCCTAGTTTTCAAGCTATTCCCCTCGATTCTTTATTATTAGAAGTGGTGGAAGAACAAATAATTATTGCCCAAAGTAAATCGATTAATTTATCATTAGAAATAATAGATGATAATTTAGAAATAAATTTTAAAGAAGTAAGTAGTGAAGATGAACTGTTCAGTATTGAAGGGGATTGGGGACAATTATCGAGATTATTTACTAACTTAATTAGTAATGCAATTATCCATAGTTTTTCAGATATTAATAAAAAAGATAAAATAATTCAAGTAATCTTAAAATATCTTAAAAAAAACAATAAATATTATTATCAAATTCAAATAAAAGATAATGGAATCGGCATAGAAAAAGAAAATATTCCCCATCTTTTTGATCGTTTTTACAGGGCTGATTCTGCCCGTAGTTATCGGGATAACAATAATAGTAATACGGGGTTAGGACTTGCGATCGCCCTTGCCATTGTCGAAAACCATCAAGGTAACATCAAAGTAGAAAGTAACCTCAATGAAGGAACAACATTTATGGTAAATTTACCCAAAAAATAG
- a CDS encoding TlyA family RNA methyltransferase, with amino-acid sequence MSKERLDTLLTNQGLCTSRALAQKIIRAGKVKVKGQIVDKPGTLINVDSPIEVKAEPPFVSRGGEKLVKALEYFSIDVENRICLDGGISTGGFTDCLLQRGAKKVYGVDVGYGQVAWKIRQDERLELRERTNFRYLTYDDLYQGKEPPDLGVMDLSFISLTKVLPTLWDLLVNPKEVVLLVKPQFEVGKGKVGKKGVVRDYRLQAEAIASILHCATNIGWKYKGLIPSPIQGPAGNVEYLLWLGILGSGLMPSDKDLEELTRKGIRDDGQ; translated from the coding sequence TTGTCGAAAGAAAGATTAGATACACTATTAACCAATCAGGGGTTATGCACTTCCCGCGCCCTGGCACAAAAAATCATCAGGGCAGGAAAGGTTAAGGTTAAGGGGCAAATTGTTGATAAGCCTGGTACTTTAATCAATGTGGATAGCCCCATTGAGGTAAAAGCCGAACCTCCTTTTGTTTCTAGGGGTGGGGAAAAGTTGGTTAAGGCGTTGGAATATTTCTCTATTGATGTGGAAAATAGAATTTGTCTTGATGGGGGTATTTCTACGGGGGGCTTTACCGATTGCCTTTTGCAACGGGGGGCTAAAAAAGTCTATGGCGTTGATGTGGGTTATGGGCAGGTGGCGTGGAAAATTCGTCAAGATGAGCGTTTGGAGTTACGGGAGAGGACAAATTTTCGCTATCTTACCTATGATGATTTATATCAGGGTAAAGAGCCTCCTGATTTGGGGGTGATGGATTTATCTTTTATTTCTTTGACGAAGGTGTTACCTACCCTTTGGGATTTATTGGTTAATCCTAAGGAGGTGGTTTTGTTGGTTAAGCCTCAATTTGAGGTGGGTAAGGGTAAGGTTGGTAAGAAGGGAGTAGTTAGGGATTATCGTTTACAAGCAGAGGCGATCGCCTCTATCCTTCATTGTGCTACTAATATAGGATGGAAATATAAGGGGTTAATACCTTCACCGATTCAAGGGCCGGCGGGAAATGTAGAATATTTATTATGGTTAGGAATTTTAGGTAGTGGGTTAATGCCTTCGGATAAGGATTTAGAAGAATTAACCAGAAAAGGGATTAGGGATGATGGGCAGTAG
- a CDS encoding sensor histidine kinase: MAEYEGFFVSKEFISLCESQLILLAQNLAVQESAIYLTEKVKSDEPRLIPVIVYPFSRDEDSNDLLLLPESEDGADFEFNLMEESDSDLNNIINYIPDSASPYQLLLPLIHDDSMVGLLATNRGTKPWGKREVLQVKEVAQTIIFARLLDQKQQISEQQLKAYQQLQNLQNDHLDDFFHQLRNPLTAIRTFGKLLIKRLVGNDRNYTIAQSIVREGDRLLDLIEDFSEDWKVVNNSPHPSLKEGQSTSFFLTENIQKLEKIDLKQLIQPLITGIDSIAQDRNITFMIDIDDNLPAVSSNPKALTEILNNLLDNAVKYTPEGGKICLEIVKQKSTNQGEKIVIEISDTGYGIPPEDQKHIFERHYRGVQENSDIYGTGLGLAIVKELCDKMSIDIEIFSPSFWIKNQQLNGTTFSLFIPIAS, from the coding sequence ATGGCTGAATATGAAGGGTTTTTTGTCAGCAAAGAGTTTATTAGTTTATGTGAATCTCAGCTGATTTTATTGGCTCAAAATTTAGCGGTGCAAGAAAGTGCTATTTATTTAACGGAAAAAGTAAAAAGTGATGAACCAAGGTTGATTCCTGTTATAGTTTATCCTTTTTCGAGGGATGAGGATAGTAACGATTTATTATTACTACCTGAGTCGGAGGATGGGGCAGATTTTGAGTTTAATTTAATGGAGGAAAGTGATAGTGATTTAAATAATATTATTAATTATATTCCTGATTCTGCTTCCCCTTATCAGTTACTTTTACCCTTAATACATGATGATTCTATGGTAGGTTTATTAGCTACTAATCGGGGTACAAAACCTTGGGGTAAAAGGGAGGTTTTACAAGTAAAAGAAGTTGCTCAAACCATTATTTTTGCGAGGCTTTTGGATCAAAAACAACAGATTTCTGAGCAACAATTAAAGGCTTATCAGCAATTGCAAAATTTACAAAATGATCATCTTGATGATTTTTTTCATCAATTACGTAATCCTTTAACCGCTATTCGTACTTTTGGTAAATTGTTAATTAAACGATTAGTGGGAAATGATCGTAATTATACCATAGCACAAAGTATTGTTCGTGAGGGCGATCGCCTCTTAGACCTCATTGAAGATTTTAGTGAAGATTGGAAAGTAGTAAATAATAGCCCCCATCCTAGTCTAAAAGAAGGACAATCAACCAGCTTCTTCCTAACAGAAAATATCCAAAAATTAGAAAAAATAGACTTAAAACAACTAATTCAACCCCTCATCACAGGCATAGACTCCATCGCCCAAGATAGAAATATTACTTTCATGATAGACATTGACGATAATTTACCCGCCGTTTCCAGTAATCCAAAAGCCTTAACAGAAATATTAAATAACTTATTAGATAATGCAGTAAAATATACCCCAGAAGGTGGTAAAATTTGCTTAGAAATTGTTAAACAAAAATCCACTAATCAAGGTGAAAAAATAGTCATCGAAATTAGTGATACGGGTTATGGTATTCCCCCCGAAGATCAAAAACATATCTTTGAACGTCATTATCGAGGAGTGCAGGAAAATAGCGACATTTATGGCACAGGTTTAGGATTAGCTATTGTGAAGGAATTATGTGATAAAATGTCCATCGACATAGAAATTTTTAGTCCTTCTTTTTGGATCAAAAATCAACAGTTAAACGGTACTACTTTTTCTTTATTTATTCCCATAGCATCATAG
- a CDS encoding 7-carboxy-7-deazaguanine synthase QueE: protein MPNTISEQYTKNIKNSHLLYTYPVVETFHSVQGEGFFAGVNAFFIRLAGCDVFCPWCDQKETWSMKKYPLFTVEEIIKKVEKIKTNIIIITGGEPLLHNLNPLTIELRKTGKNIHLETSGAHPFSGVFDWVTFSPKPYKTPHETIYRHASELKVVIGNEKDFLWALSEGEKVSSHTIKYLQPEWNSPDAQGLIFDYIKDNPSWRLSLQTHKYLGVR, encoded by the coding sequence ATGCCTAATACTATTTCTGAACAATATACAAAAAATATAAAAAATTCTCATTTATTATACACTTATCCTGTGGTAGAAACCTTTCATTCTGTACAAGGAGAAGGTTTTTTTGCGGGAGTTAATGCTTTTTTTATTCGCCTTGCAGGTTGTGATGTTTTTTGTCCTTGGTGTGACCAAAAAGAAACATGGTCAATGAAAAAATATCCTTTATTTACTGTTGAAGAAATTATTAAAAAAGTAGAAAAAATTAAGACTAATATTATTATAATTACAGGAGGAGAACCTTTATTACATAACTTAAATCCCTTAACAATAGAGTTGAGAAAAACAGGTAAAAATATTCATTTAGAAACATCAGGGGCTCACCCTTTTTCTGGGGTTTTTGATTGGGTGACATTTTCCCCCAAACCTTATAAGACACCCCATGAAACTATTTATCGTCATGCCAGTGAATTAAAGGTTGTTATTGGTAATGAGAAAGACTTTCTATGGGCTTTATCTGAAGGTGAAAAGGTTTCTAGTCATACCATTAAGTATTTACAACCAGAATGGAATAGCCCTGATGCTCAAGGATTAATTTTTGATTATATTAAGGATAATCCTTCATGGCGTTTAAGTTTACAAACCCATAAATATTTAGGGGTTAGGTAG
- a CDS encoding SRPBCC family protein: protein MTFNFSFKLLLADGEKLLCQCSLYKTYRVTTTIPVDVVWHRLINLADMSWHPLFVKTKLPKGLIPKPGLIFGVVTRLTPIPIRVFVENVRPKEFLSIRLLAIPGIEQRITYQMESTLKGSYIAYSITLKGWLSPVVWWFMKPYSAKVASELVNAAAKSLP from the coding sequence ATGACTTTTAACTTTTCTTTTAAACTACTATTAGCTGATGGTGAAAAACTGTTATGTCAATGCTCTCTTTACAAAACTTATCGAGTGACAACCACTATTCCCGTTGATGTAGTTTGGCATCGTTTAATCAATTTAGCGGATATGTCTTGGCATCCTCTATTTGTGAAAACAAAGTTACCAAAAGGATTGATACCCAAACCAGGATTAATTTTTGGGGTTGTTACCCGTCTTACCCCTATTCCGATTCGGGTGTTTGTGGAAAATGTTCGCCCTAAGGAGTTTTTGAGCATTCGTTTATTGGCGATTCCTGGTATTGAACAACGAATTACCTATCAAATGGAATCTACTTTGAAGGGTAGTTATATCGCTTATTCTATCACCCTTAAGGGTTGGTTATCTCCTGTGGTTTGGTGGTTTATGAAGCCTTATTCGGCTAAGGTTGCTTCTGAGTTGGTGAATGCGGCGGCGAAATCTTTACCTTAA
- a CDS encoding photosystem I assembly protein Ycf3, with translation MARSQKNDNFIDKTFTVMADIILKVLPINPKAKEAFVYYRDGMSAQADGEYAEALENYEEALRLEDNPSDRSEILYNMGLIHASNGKLEEALGYYHQCLELNPRKPSALNNIAVLYHYQGDKCKQEGKEDEAENLFDKAAEYWKQAIRLSPNSYLEAQNWLKTTGRSEMDVFF, from the coding sequence ATGGCTAGATCTCAGAAAAATGATAATTTTATCGATAAGACTTTTACCGTTATGGCGGATATTATTTTAAAGGTTTTACCGATTAACCCTAAGGCAAAGGAAGCGTTTGTATATTATCGTGATGGTATGTCTGCCCAAGCCGATGGGGAATATGCCGAAGCCCTTGAAAACTATGAAGAAGCCCTCAGATTAGAGGATAATCCGAGCGATCGCAGCGAAATCCTCTATAATATGGGTTTAATCCATGCTAGTAACGGTAAACTAGAGGAAGCCCTAGGGTATTATCATCAATGTTTGGAACTTAACCCCCGTAAACCTTCTGCCCTCAATAATATTGCGGTGTTATACCACTATCAAGGGGATAAGTGTAAGCAAGAGGGAAAGGAAGATGAGGCAGAAAATTTGTTCGATAAGGCTGCTGAGTATTGGAAACAAGCCATTAGACTTTCTCCTAATAGTTACCTTGAGGCCCAAAACTGGTTGAAAACCACTGGTAGATCTGAAATGGATGTATTTTTCTAA
- a CDS encoding MASE1 domain-containing protein — translation MKLLFSPIRKYDFNPFHVPWWKQIIVAISYFLTSLISISFTTYPNTGSTPIWIPGGIAVGLVFLWGYSTWLGVFAGILMTQISIFQGWQNWSSFILVICITVVTSLGKILASLCSESENQNIFPQSDNRYFLHNVKNTAQFILFGCFISHLPVAIICACVVCGFGRATWDLFLEIALTWWLSDSFGILIFTPLIVAWQKQINVFIKSIKKQWLNTFIVSVLVFVIHHAIINTSYDIQFLYIPLVVWVVFKFQELGASLIVLVITINLMLATIAQTTSFAMESARDSLLILQSFIACIAMTTLLLGAVLRENGYHKQQLIKLNQDLSNKNKLLEELNRQKDLQSEAKEKILTEYNTLLKKQLTLAKAKEEAETLTKQNNQFFAKVSSDFIKPINDLMGMIDILANTKLNPLQEKCLKIIQKTSATLLKAINDVFNVSSIDLGNLSLQEEELQIDDVINSVNLLLGKQDKTLENKIYFSVPKDLPFFMGDGARIRQIFLNILSNGFCNESNSIFIDVQKANDLAENNLPKNKLYLLFKITNDVVKNNLNINSFSNNITQINKEIVKGDRTVPLRERTEEIFTNQSDNQELELFIAKKIIKTMGGKIWIENKGKIEGNPPSKWNPSSSRSIYSVYFTLELSPIIKLANEEKSGDIINKSSSLKILIAEDNPINQKIIIYSLKKLGYKAEIVTNGSQILEKVKNKKYDVIFLDIKMPILDGIETVKQLRKLYHNKHYIIALDPSREEEKDKYLSLGFNNFLSKPIDIEKLSEIITKCD, via the coding sequence ATGAAATTATTATTCTCTCCCATTAGAAAATACGACTTTAATCCTTTTCATGTGCCTTGGTGGAAGCAAATAATTGTAGCCATTAGCTATTTTCTTACATCCCTCATATCCATTAGTTTTACCACGTATCCCAACACAGGTTCAACCCCCATTTGGATACCGGGGGGCATTGCAGTAGGATTAGTCTTTCTGTGGGGTTATTCCACTTGGTTGGGGGTATTTGCAGGAATATTAATGACTCAAATTAGTATTTTTCAAGGGTGGCAAAATTGGAGTAGTTTTATCTTGGTGATATGTATCACCGTGGTAACATCATTGGGCAAAATATTAGCGAGTCTTTGTAGTGAGTCTGAAAATCAAAATATTTTTCCTCAATCTGATAATCGCTATTTTCTCCATAATGTAAAAAACACCGCTCAATTTATTCTTTTTGGTTGTTTTATTAGTCATTTACCTGTAGCAATAATTTGCGCTTGTGTGGTGTGTGGATTTGGTAGGGCAACTTGGGATTTATTCTTAGAAATTGCCCTTACTTGGTGGTTAAGTGATAGTTTTGGAATTTTAATTTTTACCCCTTTAATAGTGGCATGGCAAAAACAAATTAATGTTTTTATAAAATCCATAAAAAAACAATGGTTAAATACATTTATTGTTAGTGTTTTAGTATTTGTTATTCATCACGCTATTATCAATACTTCCTATGATATACAGTTTTTATATATTCCTTTGGTGGTGTGGGTAGTATTTAAGTTTCAAGAATTAGGGGCAAGTTTAATTGTCTTAGTGATTACCATTAATTTAATGTTGGCAACCATTGCACAAACTACTTCTTTTGCTATGGAGTCGGCAAGGGATTCTTTACTGATATTACAATCTTTTATTGCCTGTATTGCGATGACAACTTTACTTTTAGGGGCAGTTTTAAGGGAAAATGGTTATCATAAACAGCAATTAATCAAGTTAAATCAGGATTTATCAAATAAAAATAAATTATTAGAAGAATTAAATCGTCAAAAAGATTTACAAAGTGAGGCAAAGGAGAAGATTTTAACGGAATATAATACCCTTTTGAAAAAACAATTAACTTTAGCAAAGGCTAAGGAAGAAGCGGAAACTTTAACAAAACAAAATAATCAATTTTTTGCCAAGGTTAGTAGTGACTTTATTAAACCTATTAATGATTTAATGGGAATGATTGATATTTTAGCTAATACTAAGTTAAATCCTCTACAAGAAAAGTGTTTGAAAATAATTCAAAAAACAAGTGCAACTTTGTTAAAAGCCATCAATGATGTTTTTAATGTATCTTCTATCGATTTAGGTAATTTAAGTTTACAAGAGGAAGAATTGCAGATTGATGATGTTATTAATTCAGTTAATTTATTATTGGGCAAACAGGATAAGACACTAGAGAATAAGATTTATTTTTCTGTGCCAAAAGATTTACCCTTTTTTATGGGAGATGGTGCTAGAATTCGTCAAATATTTCTAAATATATTAAGTAATGGTTTTTGTAATGAATCTAATTCTATTTTTATTGATGTACAAAAAGCAAATGATTTGGCTGAAAATAATTTACCTAAAAATAAATTATATTTATTATTTAAAATCACGAATGATGTGGTTAAAAATAATCTCAATATAAATAGTTTTTCTAATAATATAACACAAATTAATAAGGAAATAGTAAAGGGCGATCGCACCGTGCCACTGCGAGAGCGCACCGAAGAAATTTTCACAAACCAATCAGATAATCAAGAATTAGAACTATTTATTGCCAAGAAAATAATTAAAACCATGGGAGGTAAAATCTGGATAGAAAATAAGGGTAAAATAGAAGGAAATCCACCTAGTAAATGGAATCCATCTTCTTCAAGATCAATCTATTCGGTTTATTTTACCTTAGAATTATCCCCCATAATAAAATTAGCTAATGAAGAAAAATCAGGTGATATTATTAATAAGTCATCATCCTTAAAAATATTGATAGCAGAAGATAACCCCATCAATCAAAAAATCATAATTTATTCCCTAAAAAAATTAGGATATAAAGCAGAAATAGTCACTAATGGATCTCAAATCTTAGAAAAAGTAAAAAATAAAAAATATGATGTAATTTTCCTAGATATAAAAATGCCCATACTAGACGGTATTGAAACAGTTAAACAACTGAGAAAACTATATCATAATAAACATTATATAATTGCTCTTGACCCTTCTAGGGAAGAAGAAAAAGATAAATATTTATCCCTTGGTTTTAATAACTTTTTGAGTAAACCTATTGATATAGAAAAACTATCAGAAATCATTACAAAATGTGATTAA
- a CDS encoding phosphoribosylanthranilate isomerase, giving the protein MRIKICGLTNVEEARAIASMGVDTIGFICVKDSPRYIPPFSIRAIVEKLPPQISTIGVFVNASVSKIVDIVRETRLTGVQLHGEEDIAFCEQLRIILPSIEIIKAIRYKDAQSRQEAEKYIPVVDTLLIDTYQKGIHGGTGTTFNWDELRDYRPSRPWLVAGGVSPDNVITAFNTLQCDGIDLSSKVEVKPGQKDLEKIKQLIIKLESIKNKLPN; this is encoded by the coding sequence ATGCGCATAAAAATCTGTGGTTTGACTAATGTTGAGGAGGCAAGGGCGATCGCATCTATGGGAGTTGATACCATCGGTTTTATCTGTGTAAAAGATTCTCCCCGTTATATTCCTCCTTTTAGTATAAGGGCGATCGTTGAAAAGCTCCCCCCTCAAATTAGCACCATCGGCGTATTTGTCAATGCCTCCGTCAGCAAAATTGTTGATATAGTCCGAGAAACTAGATTAACAGGGGTACAACTCCACGGAGAAGAAGATATTGCCTTTTGTGAGCAATTACGGATAATTCTACCGTCTATCGAGATAATTAAAGCTATTAGATATAAAGATGCCCAATCTCGACAAGAGGCCGAAAAATATATCCCTGTGGTTGATACTCTCTTAATTGATACCTATCAAAAAGGCATCCATGGCGGCACAGGTACAACTTTTAATTGGGATGAGTTACGAGATTATCGCCCCTCTCGCCCTTGGTTGGTGGCTGGGGGTGTTAGCCCCGATAATGTTATTACTGCTTTTAATACTCTTCAATGTGATGGAATTGATCTTTCTAGCAAGGTAGAAGTTAAACCGGGGCAAAAGGATTTGGAGAAAATAAAACAATTAATTATTAAGTTAGAATCTATAAAAAATAAGTTACCTAATTAA